Proteins encoded by one window of Cannabis sativa cultivar Pink pepper isolate KNU-18-1 chromosome 4, ASM2916894v1, whole genome shotgun sequence:
- the LOC115715219 gene encoding U-box domain-containing protein 19 yields the protein MIQTQNVSTRRIMTFPAIHPCEEIRPSTLLNSLISLARQICNYRSNFFASNKRNAHESIRQIGVILTFLEEIREWDSDLPGSVVLGFSELHLVFQKVRFLLEDCNREGSRVWMLMNSERVANQFRFFSRAIATALDVLPITVIDVPVDIKDHVDLVTRQARKTRFEPESDDKRVGSAVRSVLSGFERGVVPDMGDLKWVLVNLGIRNWSSCNKEAMFLDSEIELESSNDEKEELGLLSSLMGFVCYCRCVVFGVVDCDPNRKQSNGNCRSQVLNGINSDDLRCPISLEMMIDPVTVASGQTYDRSSITKWFRAGNSTCPKTGEKLKNMEMVPNSALKGLIKLYCSEKGISFVDSCHRNRHVKKAVSADSLAFEKAMNMVADFVSVTLVVGTGIEQNKAAYEARLLSKTSVFNRSCLVEAGVIPPLLNLLLSTDSLSQENSSAALLNLSKNSKGRATIVQEGGLEILISVLKKGVSSEARQYAAGTIFYLASVEEYRVLIGNLTEAIPALTELIRNGASRGKKNALVAIYGLLAHPGNHKGVLEAGTVHVLANLLKSSDTEDDLVTDSLAILATLAEKSDGTAAVLHHGGLNSIIEILSSISSRTGKEYCVSLLLALCRNGGKEVVALLANSPSLMGSLYSLLSEGTSRASKKAGALIRVLHEFYERRSSGLMASPALSQERSVHVW from the coding sequence ATGATTCAAACTCAAAATGTCTCTACTCGCCGGATTATGACTTTTCCGGCGATTCATCCATGTGAGGAGATTCGTCCCTCTACACTCCTCAACTCGTTAATTTCTCTTGCTCGTCAAATATGTAATTACCGATCCAATTTTTTCGCTTCCAACAAGCGAAATGCCCACGAATCAATTCGCCAAATTGGGGTGATTCtcacttttcttgaagaaattCGAGAATGGGATTCGGATCTTCCGGGTTCCGTCGTTCTGGGTTTCTCGGAGCTCCATTTGGTTTTCCAGAAAGTTCGGTTCTTGTTAGAGGATTGTAACAGAGAAGGTTCTCGGGTATGGATGTTAATGAATTCGGAGCGGGTAGCTAACCAATTCCGGTTCTTTTCCCGGGCGATCGCGACGGCTCTTGATGTTCTTCCGATTACCGTGATCGACGTACCGGTCGATATTAAAGACCATGTTGATTTGGTAACGAGGCAAGCGCGGAAAACGAGGTTCGAACCCGAATCCGACGATAAACGGGTCGGGTCAGCTGTTCGATCCGTTCTGAGCGGGTTCGAACGTGGGGTTGTCCCTGATATGGGCGATCTCAAATGGGTACTTGTTAATCTTGGAATCAGAAACTGGAGCTCGTGTAATAAGGAAGCGATGTTCTTGGATTCGGAGATTGAGCTCGAGAGCTCAAACGACGAAAAGGAAGAGTTGGGTTTGCTAAGCAGTCTAATGGGTTTCGTTTGCTATTGTCGTTGCGTGGTTTTTGGTGTCGTTGATTGTGATCCCAATAGAAAACAATCAAACGGAAATTGTAGAAGTCAAGTGCTGAATGGTATTAATTCAGATGATCTTCGGTGTCCAATATCGTTGGAGATGATGATTGATCCTGTAACGGTAGCTTCTGGTCAAACGTATGATCGTTCTTCAATTACCAAATGGTTCAGAGCTGGAAATTCAACTTGTCCCAAAACAGGTGAAAAGCTCAAGAACATGGAAATGGTACCTAACTCTGCTCTTAAGGGTTTGATTAAGCTTTATTGTTCTGAAAAGGGCATTTCTTTTGTTGATTCATGTCATAGAAATCGTCACGTTAAGAAGGCGGTTTCGGCTGATAGTTTGGCTTTTGAAAAGGCCATGAATATGGTTGCAGATTTTGTATCTGTTACACTTGTAGTTGGAACAGGAATAGAACAAAACAAGGCTGCTTATGAAGCAAGGCTTCTATCCAAAACAAGCGTTTTTAATAGGTCTTGTTTGGTAGAAGCCGGTGTGATCCCGCCACTGTTGAATCTTTTACTTTCAACAGATTCATTGTCTCAAGAGAATTCTTCTGCTGCCCTTTTGAACCTTTCCAAGAATTCCAAAGGAAGAGCCACAATAGTCCAAGAAGGAGGTCTTGAAATACTCATAAGTGTTCTTAAGAAGGGAGTTAGCTCAGAAGCAAGACAATATGCAGCTGGGACAATCTTTTATCTTGCTTCAGTTGAAGAGTACAGAGTTTTGATTGGGAATCTTACTGAAGCAATTCCAGCTTTAACCGAGCTCATAAGAAATGGAGCAAGTAGAGGCAAGAAAAACGCCTTAGTTGCCATATATGGGCTCCTTGCACACCCTGGAAATCATAAGGGTGTGTTGGAAGCTGGGACAGTTCATGTCCTTGCTAATCTTTTGAAATCTTCTGATACAGAAGATGATCTTGTGACAGATTCACTTGCAATTCTAGCAACTCTTGCTGAAAAATCAGATGGGACAGCTGCTGTTTTGCACCATGGTGGTTTGAATTCGATCATCGAGATTTTAAGCTCCATTAGTTCTAGGACAGGGAAGGAGTACTGCGTGTCTTTGCTGCTAGCTCTTTGTAGAAATGGAGGAAAAGAAGTGGTTGCTCTATTAGCCAATAGTCCATCTCTAATGGGATCTTTGTATTCTCTGCTGAGTGAAGGTACATCTCGAGCTAGCAAGAAAGCCGGTGCTCTCATCAGGGTCCTCCATGAATTTTATGAAAGAAGGTCTTCTGGTTTGATGGCTTCTCCTGCTCTTTCACAAGAACGATCTGTTCACGTTTGGTAA
- the LOC115712650 gene encoding PTI1-like tyrosine-protein kinase 3, whose translation MAKFILNFHFSNPNKCKQLQFSCFYALISVTTLSFLLFQTSASQCVLDIHKSSSWNYDSNCKEGNWGGFISNCSCGEAFDDYLYGLAQRANQSNNHQKLFLNSTEQNSCIDNNDISGCGFEKLTSGVGGCSDFSSNDVVNNLGNKLNELEEDCKFLGSIACSSCLKRWEEIVAKDGNETKKEETETMVCGFAVLISLSSGRVKDENWIHTLYRCLGDQDISREKEDKTSKHKKLRTGLWILAGALVGMTILVTGITWFLYRKRVEDHLLSEKEESDHSMDMESTNEEKGCIKISIKEVYFATDNLNSSNFIGQGVAGKVYKGTLSNGKHVAVKHIIKDGHVDTFIREVRSLSHVKHPNLVPLLGYCEAADACFLVYELCHNGNLSEWLFGQDVVLSWIERLKIAIDSAKGLWFLHTYPDGCIVHRDIKPTNILIDSKFQAKLSDFGLSKVMEIDQSHVVSEVRGTLGYVDPEYQRNHHVNPSGDVYSFGIVLLQLLSGQRVIDFNLATPMLLLKMAKSLTAKSSKDDFADPKLKREYSLEAFELVFKLALSCTGHKQLRPSMKQVVSTLENAFNISTQFDSVT comes from the exons ATGgctaaattcatcttaaatttCCATTTTTCCAATCCAAATAAATGTAAACAACTACAATTCTCTTGTTTTTATGCTTTAATCTCTGTCACCACTCTGAGTTTCTTGCTTTTTCAAACTTCAGCCTCTCAATGTGTCCTTGATATTCATAAATCTTCATCATGGAATTATGACTCAAATTGTAAAGAAGGAAATTGGGGTGGATTTATAAGTAATTGTAGTTGTGGGGAAGCTTTTGATGATTACTTATATGGATTGGCACAAAGGGCCAACCAGAGTAATAATCATCAGAAGCTTTTCTTGAATTCAACTGAACAAAATAGTTGCATTGATAATAATGATATTTCTGGCTGTGGTTTTGAAAAGCTAACAAGTGGAGTTGGTGGTTGTTCTGACTTTTCTTCAAATGATGTTGTTAATAATCTAGGAAACAAACTCAATGAGCTTGAAGAAGACTGTAAATTTCTTGGCTCAATAGCTTGTTCTTCCTGTCTAAAGAGGTGGGAAGAGATTGTTGCAAAGGATGGGAATGAGACTAAAAAAGAAGAAACTGAAACTATGGTATGTGGTTTTGCTGTTTTGATTAGTTTAAGTAGTGGAAGAgttaaagatgagaattggaTTCACACCCTTTATAGATGCCTTGGGGATCAAGACATTTCAAGAG AAAAGGAAGACAAAACTAGTAAACATAAAAAGTTGAGGACAG GTTTATGGATTCTAGCTGGTGCTCTAGTGGGAATGACAATACTAGTAACTGGTATAACATGGTTCTTGTATAGGAAGAGAGTTGAAGACCATCTTTTATCAGAAAAGGAGG AATCTGATCATAGCATGGATATGGAGTCTACAAATGAAGAAAAAGGCTGCATTAAGATATCAATTAAGGAAGTTTATTTTGCAACAGACAATCTCAATTCTTCTAACTTCATTGGCCAAGGTGTAGCAG ggaaaGTATATAAAGGAACACTTTCAAATGGGAAACATGTTGCAGTGAAGCACATAATCAAAGATGGTCATGTAGACACATTCATTAGAGAAGTGAGAAGCCTTTCTCATGTCAAACATCCAAACCTTGTGCCTTTACTCGGATATTGTGAGGCTGCAGATGCATGTTTCCTGGTTTATGAGCTTTGCCACAATGGGAACCTTTCAGAATGGTTGTTTG GTCAAGATGTTGTTCTCTCGTGGATCGAAAGACTAAAGATTGCGATTGACAGCGCCAAAGGTCTATGGTTTCTGCATACTTATCCAGATGGATGCATTGTTCATCGCGATATCAAG CCAACAAATATCCTCATAGATTCTAAATTTCAAGCCAAACTCTCTGACTTTGGATTGTCTAAGGTTATGGAAATAGACCAATCACATGTGGTGTCAGAAGTGAGAGGGACATTAGGCTATGTAGATCCTGAGTATCAAAGAAATCACCATGTGAACCCTTCAGGAGATGTTTACAGTTTCGGAATAGTACTATTACAACTCTTATCAGGGCAACGAGTAATCGATTTCAACTTGGCCACACCAATGCTGCTCCTCAAAATG GCTAAATCTCTCACAGCTAAAAGTAGTAAAGACGATTTTGCTGACCCCAAACTCAAGAGGGAATACTCATTGGAAGCCTTTGAACTTGTATTCAAGCTAGCTTTGTCATGCACAGGACATAAACAGCTAAGGCCATCCATGAAACAAGTGGTCTCAACACTAGAAAATGCATTTAATATCTCAACACAATTTGATTCAGTTACTTGA